The proteins below are encoded in one region of Desulfovibrio sp. JC010:
- the panB gene encoding 3-methyl-2-oxobutanoate hydroxymethyltransferase, giving the protein MKKITAPDITALKGQRKISMVTAYDYPSGQIVDAAEVDMILVGDSLGMVVLGYEDTLSVTMDDMLHHAAAVSRGAKRALIVGDLPFMSYQPSVALAVENAGKFLSRTGARAVKLEGGFPFLEHVRAIVDSGVPVQGHIGLTPQHVARFGGFKAQGKNGRSAAALVDEALALEAAGCFSIVLEAVPHEVAQEITRRVSIPTIGIGAGPDTDGQVLVYHDILGLFDRFVPMFVKKFAQLRGESIDAVKRYIAEVGDGSFPAEGNFSRMDKEELKQFKALLQEKA; this is encoded by the coding sequence ATGAAGAAAATTACAGCTCCGGACATTACCGCCCTTAAGGGACAGCGCAAGATTTCCATGGTAACCGCCTACGATTATCCTTCAGGACAGATTGTGGACGCAGCAGAAGTGGATATGATCCTTGTGGGGGATTCTCTGGGCATGGTTGTGCTCGGCTACGAAGACACCCTTTCCGTGACCATGGACGATATGCTGCACCATGCGGCAGCAGTTTCGCGCGGAGCCAAGAGGGCACTCATCGTGGGCGACCTGCCGTTTATGTCCTATCAGCCATCAGTGGCACTGGCAGTGGAAAATGCCGGGAAATTCCTGAGCCGTACCGGGGCGCGGGCAGTTAAGCTTGAAGGCGGCTTCCCTTTTCTGGAGCATGTGCGGGCCATTGTTGATTCCGGTGTTCCGGTGCAGGGCCATATCGGGCTGACCCCGCAGCACGTAGCCCGTTTCGGTGGATTCAAGGCGCAGGGCAAGAACGGGCGTTCAGCTGCCGCCCTTGTAGATGAAGCACTGGCCCTTGAGGCTGCCGGGTGTTTTTCCATTGTCCTTGAAGCAGTCCCCCATGAAGTGGCGCAGGAGATTACCCGCCGGGTATCAATTCCCACCATCGGCATCGGTGCCGGCCCGGATACGGACGGGCAGGTGCTGGTCTACCACGACATCCTCGGCCTCTTTGACCGTTTTGTTCCCATGTTCGTCAAGAAATTCGCCCAGCTGCGCGGGGAAAGCATTGATGCCGTAAAACGTTATATTGCGGAAGTGGGAGACGGTTCATTTCCTGCGGAAGGGAATTTCAGCCGCATGGACAAGGAAGAGCTCAAGCAGTTCAAAGCATTGCTGCAGGAAAAAGCATAG
- a CDS encoding S24 family peptidase: MSKWFDESLERIKKATGTRTQVQLAEILNIRQSSISDAKRRSSIPAEWFIKLYRTHGLNPEWLSDGIEPVYLKPGKGKIAADQILSETTAQYGQVQSRGRIVPVSSMAGEDVGAEIWKSQQVSELNIPETFYRSSLVVLKAEGSSMEPSIRRDAFVGIDDSQKRLMAGDIYAIHVPHQGVVIRRVFFDPENSRFILRPDDSQHPEQYIPVESHEKHVVGRVVWVMQEL; encoded by the coding sequence GTGTCAAAGTGGTTTGATGAAAGCTTGGAGAGAATCAAGAAGGCTACCGGAACAAGAACTCAGGTTCAGCTTGCCGAAATTCTGAATATTCGCCAGTCCAGCATTTCAGATGCAAAGAGAAGAAGTTCCATTCCTGCTGAATGGTTTATCAAGTTGTACAGGACTCACGGCCTGAACCCGGAATGGCTTTCCGACGGGATTGAACCTGTCTATCTTAAGCCGGGCAAGGGTAAGATTGCCGCTGACCAGATTCTGAGCGAAACAACCGCCCAGTACGGTCAGGTGCAGTCCCGGGGCAGGATTGTTCCTGTTTCCTCCATGGCCGGCGAGGATGTCGGAGCGGAAATCTGGAAATCACAGCAGGTTTCAGAACTGAACATCCCGGAAACATTCTACCGCTCTTCTCTGGTGGTTCTCAAGGCTGAAGGTTCCTCCATGGAACCCTCTATCCGTCGTGATGCATTTGTCGGTATTGATGATTCCCAGAAAAGGCTCATGGCCGGTGATATTTACGCCATCCATGTTCCCCATCAGGGCGTGGTTATCCGCAGGGTCTTTTTTGATCCGGAAAATTCCCGCTTCATTCTGCGTCCCGACGATTCCCAGCATCCCGAACAGTACATCCCGGTTGAAAGCCACGAGAAGCATGTGGTCGGACGGGTCGTCTGGGTCATGCAAGAACTTTAG